The Teredinibacter sp. KSP-S5-2 genome includes a window with the following:
- a CDS encoding putative glycoside hydrolase, whose protein sequence is MTRFLSLLVVMVSAALTACGGGLLADAGDDVTVSGGQQVELNGGAYAFNEDGSQAQVDTTLTYQWTHNGGESVLLLDSEGKVTTDNTTQKLIAFIPAELQGKSVEFTLVVNDGVTESIPDSVSVNVEPCTQQEGDVFIECVDPTWQGLSGWEMSEGLEPFNYFSGATQNHVQWSIQNLQDQAHNRVVDVQFNHSAVNGTFQLLTAKRGLSGYPEQEQLIDMTAFAGGQLKFDIRVLDMGLTENIWLQVECGWPCQSAPFQVPVAEVGQWQSVSFNVDDLQSIGLDLSKVGTALQINPDWNLQQGVHFQLDNIRWEKSGCVDQPGNVYGNCLDSKWGGFGAWDTEWNGNYFYTDVNNHVQWTEVFSGDPVRKNVLEISFNKDDVLGTFYIFPPQQLGPDFSEFINGDYVFDIKILSVGAETTSLVYNCGYPCNGTSHRIDKSLVDRWQEVRIPVSQLISDGMDITAVPVGINILPDWVIPQSGFRFQLDNIRFENPVVVQ, encoded by the coding sequence ATGACACGCTTTTTATCTTTGCTTGTAGTGATGGTATCTGCAGCATTAACGGCCTGTGGCGGTGGGTTGTTAGCTGATGCAGGTGATGATGTAACCGTTTCCGGCGGGCAGCAGGTTGAATTAAATGGTGGCGCTTATGCCTTTAATGAGGATGGTAGTCAGGCCCAGGTAGACACTACCTTAACCTACCAATGGACACATAATGGAGGAGAGTCCGTTTTATTATTGGATAGTGAAGGAAAAGTAACAACGGATAACACAACACAAAAGCTTATTGCATTTATTCCAGCAGAGCTTCAGGGGAAATCAGTGGAATTTACCCTTGTTGTAAATGATGGTGTTACTGAAAGTATTCCAGATAGTGTTTCGGTCAACGTTGAACCTTGTACTCAACAAGAAGGTGATGTCTTTATCGAATGCGTTGATCCTACTTGGCAAGGGTTATCGGGTTGGGAGATGAGTGAAGGCTTGGAGCCGTTTAATTATTTTAGCGGTGCAACTCAGAATCACGTTCAATGGTCAATTCAAAATTTACAAGATCAAGCCCATAATCGTGTTGTCGATGTTCAATTTAATCACAGTGCTGTCAATGGAACCTTTCAATTATTGACCGCAAAACGCGGTTTGAGTGGATATCCTGAACAAGAGCAGCTCATTGATATGACAGCATTTGCAGGCGGCCAACTTAAATTTGATATCCGGGTATTGGACATGGGGTTAACTGAAAATATTTGGTTGCAAGTTGAGTGTGGCTGGCCTTGTCAGAGTGCACCTTTCCAAGTGCCTGTGGCAGAAGTAGGGCAATGGCAATCAGTTTCTTTTAATGTCGACGATTTACAGTCGATAGGTTTAGATCTATCAAAAGTAGGTACTGCTCTGCAAATTAATCCAGATTGGAATTTGCAGCAAGGCGTGCATTTCCAGCTGGACAATATACGTTGGGAAAAATCGGGTTGTGTTGATCAACCTGGCAATGTTTACGGTAATTGCCTGGATAGTAAATGGGGCGGGTTTGGTGCCTGGGACACGGAGTGGAATGGAAACTATTTTTACACTGATGTAAATAATCATGTTCAATGGACGGAAGTATTCTCCGGCGATCCAGTACGTAAGAATGTCTTGGAGATATCCTTTAATAAAGATGACGTATTGGGAACCTTCTATATATTCCCACCACAGCAATTAGGCCCGGATTTTTCCGAATTTATAAATGGTGATTATGTTTTCGATATAAAAATACTGTCTGTCGGCGCTGAAACGACAAGTCTGGTATATAACTGTGGCTATCCGTGCAATGGAACAAGTCATAGGATTGATAAGAGCCTGGTCGATCGTTGGCAAGAAGTTCGGATACCTGTTTCTCAGTTAATTTCTGATGGGATGGATATTACCGCTGTGCCTGTTGGGATAAATATATTACCGGACTGGGTGATACCACAATCTGGTTTTCGTTTTCAGTTGGATAACATTCGCTTTGAAAACCCTGTAGTGGTGCAATAG